From the Scophthalmus maximus strain ysfricsl-2021 chromosome 11, ASM2237912v1, whole genome shotgun sequence genome, one window contains:
- the LOC118299137 gene encoding vacuolar protein sorting-associated protein 26B-like has product MSFFSFGQSAEIDVVLTDAETRKKAEHKTEDGKKDKYFLFYDGETVGGKVNVTLKNPGKRLEHQGVKVEFVGQIELYYDRGNHHEFVSLVKDLARPGEITQSQTFDFEFTHVEKPYESYTGQNVKLRYFLRATVVRRLNDISKEMDIVVHTLSTYPELNSSIKMEVGIEDCLHIEFEYNKSKYHLKDVIVGKIYFLLVRIKIKHMEIDIIKRETTGTGPSVYHENDTIAKYEIMDGAPVRGESIPIRLFLAGYDLTPTMRDINKKFSVRYYLNLVLIDEEERRYFKQQEITLWRKGDVVRKSMSHQAAIASQRFEGSAASESALEQAAKEESG; this is encoded by the exons ATGAGTTTCTTCAGTTTCGGACAAAGTGCAGAGATCGACGTGGTGCTGACCGACGCCGAGACGAGGAAGAAGGCCGAGCACAAGACCGAGGACGGGAAGAAGGACAAGTACTTTCTGTTCTACGACGGCGAGACCGTCGGTGGGAAGGTGAACGTGACGCTGAAGAACCCCGGCAAGAGGCTGGAGCACCAGGGCGTCAAAGTCGAGTTCGTTGGCCAAATAG AGCTGTATTACGACAGAGGAAACCATCATGAGTTTGTTTCCCTGGTGAAAGATCTTGCGAGACCTGGTGAAATAACTCAGTCGCAGACCTTCGACTTTGAGTTCACTCACGTTGAGAAGCCCTACGAGTCCTACACAGGCCAGAATGTCAAGCTACG ATATTTTCTTCGTGCCACAGTGGTCCGAAGACTAAATGACATCAGCAAGGAGATGGACATCGTGGTCCACACACTGAGCACTTACCCCGAACTCAACTCCTCCATCAAAATGGAGGTTGGAATTGAAGATTGTCTCCACATCGAGTTTGAGTATAACAAATCCAA GTACCATCTGAAAGATGTAATTGTGGGAAAAATCTATTTCCTGCTGGTGAGGATTAAGATCAAGCACATGGAGATTGACATAATCAAACGTGAGACAACCGGCACCGGCCCGAGTGTTTACCATGAAAACGACACTATTGCCAAGTACGAGATCATGGACGGCGCTCCGGTCAGGG gGGAATCCATTCCCATCCGATTATTTCTGGCTGGCTATGATCTGACTCCCACCATGCGAGACATCAACAAGAAGTTCTCTGTGCGCTACTACCTGAACCTGGTGCTGAtcgatgaggaggagagacgctACTTCAAACAGCAG GAAATCACACTGTGGAGGAAAGGTGACGTGGTGAGGAAGAGCATGTCTCACCAGGCCGCCATCGCCTCTCAGAGGTTCGAGGGCTCGGCCGCGTCAGAGAGCGCGCTGGAACAAGCTGCAAAGGAGGAGAGCGGGTAA
- the jam3a gene encoding junctional adhesion molecule 3B, with translation METRRWQHPPVCSAPILLYLSEVPSVSHCDRHTRRCKMAIVRLVTCFVLYTSLGQIPSSVGVTLRTTDKIVWANEFEPIELTCLIESISTNNPRIEWKKIKNGIPSYVYFQNKIAGDLEQRAQLREPANILIFNATRSDTAEYRCEVAAIDDQRDFDEILISLAVRVKPVVPRCSVPEAVTVGTSTELRCLENEGFPAPQYRWFHNNEELPQDAKNSLKFVNSSYSINPDTGGLKFRRVKKDDAGEYYCQAKNDAGHAQCPPQMMEVYDVDILGIFLKCFGAVIVFFCLAACLCHYLRRGCFHKKGHNENNYNWPAQSDAVDYGDADEGHFRHKSSFII, from the exons ATGGAAACTCGTCGATGGCAACATCCACCAGTCTGCTCTGCCCCCATCCTCCTATACCTCTCGGAGGTGCCGAGCGTGAGCCACTGTGACCGACACACGAGACGCTGCAAGATGGCGATTGTGCGACTCGtgacttgttttgttctgtacaCGAGCCTGG GCCAAATTCCATCATCAGTCGGAGTAACCCTCCGAACCACCGACAAGATCGTGTGGGCAAATGAGTTTGAGC CCATTGAACTGACCTGTTTGATAGAGTCCATCTCAACAAACAACCCGAGGATTGAGtggaaaaagattaaaaatggcATCCCCAGTTATGTGTACTTCCAAAACAAGATAGCAg GGGACTTGGAGCAGAGAGCTCAGCTCAGAGAGCCGGCCAACATTCTGATCTTCAACGCCACTCGCTCAGACACCGCAGAGTACCGCTGCGAGGTGGCCGCCATCGACGATCAAAGGGACTTTGATGAGATACTTATTAGTCTTGCAGTGAGAG TGAAACCCGTTGTACCACGGTGCAGCGTGCCAGAGGCCGTCACAGTGGGAACATCGACGGAGCTGCGATGTCTGGAGAACGAGGGCTTCCCTGCTCCTCAGTACCGCTGGTTCCACAACAACGAGGAGCTTCCTCAGGATGCCAAAAACAGCCTGAAATTTGTCAACTCGTCATACAGCATCAACCCTGACACTGGAGGCCTG AAATTTCGAAGGGTGAAGAAGGACGACGCAGGCGAGTACTACTGCCAGGCAAAGAACGATGCAGGACATGCACAGTGTCCCCCACAAATGATGGAAGTCT ATGATGTCGACATACTTGGGATTTTCCTCAAGTGCTTTGGTGCCGTGATCGTTTTCTTCTGTTTGGCTGCTTGCCTTTGTCATTACCTTCGACGTGGATGCTTCCACAAAAAAGGCCACAATGAAAATAA CTACAATTGGCCAGCACAGAGTGATGCTGTTGACTATGGCGATGCAGATGAG GGTCATTTTCGCCACAAGAGTTCATTCATTATTTGA